The DNA window TTAAATCCTCCAAGGATACTTAACAGTACCACAATTAGTTTTTAACCAGGTTTACAGGCGCATTGTTGGGAAAGGGGAAACAATCGTGTGCATACTTTCATATACACACGGAAATTTCATATACAcatttttcatacacacacacacacacacacacacacacgtcgacaCGAACACAGATATTCAAAGCACATGCCTGTTAAAAATGCTGCTTTTATCATAACAATATGAAGTTTAATATTGAACATAGACAACAATGTATGACACTGTTTTTTTACACTGTTTTTTACTCGAGTAATGGCATATTGGCATGGGAATATACTATGCAACTCCCTCTGCTGGTATGGCCTGCTATTAATTCACCCTTAATCTACCTAATCCGGTGCAAAGTAGTGGATGAAATGAACTTTGTTCAAAGATATCCCCTCAGACTGTCGACTGGTGGAAAGCAGAGAGGAAAGTATAATACCAGGCACACATTTTCATGCTCCTTAAAGCAACAGTGAGtaggttttttcttttttgctattCGGTCATCCTACTGGTTGGACGCAGAATTGTCTCTCATGAGGATCTACAGGTACAGTATAGACAGACTGCCCTCCAAACATGCTTAGTGTGGCTCCACCcatgaagagagggaaaggacaTTTAAAAGTGACTTCCGCTGCATTATACATTGATGAATCATTGAACCTGACTTGGAAACATTACATTGAGGTTGAAAAAAACTACTTAGTGTTACTTTAACATCAAGAGGACCAAACAATGTCCTACTGTACATCCATTCAGTTTCCATCCTTTTAAATACATCTACTCCACATAAATGTCACATGATgagttaaaaataaacaaaataaaaagttTAAGCAATACAAACAATAATGTTCTTTTGGAAATATCATTAATTGTTAAGTTATTCGTAACAGCTAAATGGAAAAAGAGCCTTGAAAAATAGTgttacacattaaacacacttgtattttttttttttttttacacatgtaCAATTTCACATTTTTAACCCCTCTTTCCTCATGCACACCCTAAGATTGTTTCAAAACACAAACATGAGACATGGGGAACCTCTGGCCCAAATGCCAAGCCAGGCTTCTTAAATACTCTGGCCAACTCTTTTGTCCCAAACAAGCATTCACAAAGGACCTGGCAGGAACACTGAAACCGCCGGGGAAAATGGAGGCCAGGTTTTATAATATACTGACCATGGTTTATCACAAACCAAACCGAAACAGACAAACTGTTTCCACCATAAAGAAATGAAAAACAGTAGTATTATTACCAGTACTATTTTTTAAGAGTTTTGTGCCCAGCAATCATGTAATGTTTGTGGGTTAACAAAACACTGTTTGCTCTGTGcaaatgttgtgtgttgtggttttttttttttaccactcaTACTTGCACAACAGTAAGTAACTTGCGTAAACATTATCTCACATGTAACAGTGTAAAAGGGGtcttcattaattaattaattgattcaTTGCTGGTGACCTCAGAGCAGTTGGTTGAAGCGGGGGTAATTCCTTCGTGCAGGTTATTCCCTGTAACACAGTTATGGTCCTCCTGAGAAGCCTGCTTTTGTGGGCAGGTCTCAGATGCCAAGGCATTGTtgctgggtgtgtgcatgtggacatCATACGTTTCACCATCCACCTTGAACATAGGGACAGTGCTCGCGAGGCACACTTGATCCGTGGGAGGAGGCTGGTTGTTAAGTGTCACAGACCACACTACAGGGTTGGTTGGAGATTGACAGACCTGGTTGTTGCTGTCTGACAAAAACGTGTGATTGACATAGATCTGCTTGTCCTTGTCGTCGTCCTCCCCGCCACTTTTCTGCGGGCACATGGCTTGGCTGTTGCCCATTGCATGGCTCTCTTGCTCGGTCTCTTTGGTGATCTTGGCAGGCGATTCACGTATGCAAAGGTCGAAGAACGTGAGGAACACCGGTATGAACATGATTCCGTGAAACAGGCCGAAGAATATTACCAGGAACATGATTTTGAAGAAAGTCCTGAAGATGTAGTTCTTGGACGCAGAGAGCACCACCACCCCTAATATGGTGGACACAGCACCTTGAACTATGGGGTAACCGAGGTGATAAAGTGCCTCGACAGCCTTGTCATTGCCACTGCCCCTCTTGCTGGAGACAAAAGCGTAGGAGATGTGCGCAGAGAAATCCACAGAGAAGCCGATGCAGACCACGAGGATGATCATGGAGATGGCGTCGAGGTTGACATCCCACAATGCCATGAACCCTGTCACCCCTAAGATGACGGAGGCAATGGAGAATGTCACCCATAGAGAGCACAATGGGTTGGGGATTAACAATAGAGAAATCACCAGCATCACGGCCGTGGTCACTCCCACGTTCTGAATGGTGTTAGTGATAATGACGGCATACTGGTCGTGATAGATGAACGCAGGGTGGTACACCATTAGGGGAACCGGGCACTTCTTGGCGGTGTCGCGCAACTTGTTGAGCATGTTCATCTCATCGATGGCGGTGGATATGTTGACGGTCTGGATGAAGAAACGAGAGGCGTGAATGGAGTTGTTTGTGATGTTGATGTCTTGCTTGAAATCCGAGTAGAACCTCAGGAACAAGCCGAGGTTTTTCTTGAACACGTCCTCGGCGGTCAAATTCAGCTTGGTGTGATATCCGTAGTATTTGTACGATTTCAACCAGGAGGTGAAAATGTTCTTCTCGATGAACGACAGGCTTTTGAAGTCCTCCACGCACGTCTCCAGGTCGGACATGTTTTTCTCGTCCCAGTAGGCAAACTCCTTGTGTATGACCACCATGATGTTTGGTCCGTACTCGGAAAAGTACTCCTTCTCGTCGTTGTAGTACTTAACCACGTAGGAGTCGTCGGCTGCCAGGTTACGCAGGTCGATGCCCTCCTGGATCTGGAAGCATCCGTACAGGCTGACGCTCAGGTACGTGGCGTAGAGCAGAATCACCAACGCCTTGCTGCCCGACTTGGTCAGGAAAGGCCCGTAGTAGTTCTTGAAGAAGTGGTTCATGGGCTGGACCTCCTCCCTGCCCGTGTGCTGGTCGTACGCTCCCCCTACACAGCACAGGTTGAACCATTTGTTCTCTTTCTTGGCCTTGGATTCTCCCGTCGTCGGGCCTGCCTCGGCCACCTATGAAGAGAATGAATACCTTTTATTATCACTGTTCGCATGCACGTACTGCATGACTTACACTAGACATATTCACAACAAGAATGAAAGCACTCGCTCAGGGTAGACATTAAAGGGATATGCTGTTCAACACAGTGGGATACAAATTACAAAAGATTACAGATTACAAAAGGTATATATTTAACAAATGAGGATAAGAAAAGAATACAAAACTATGgcaaaagagaaacacacacatacatacacacatgcatgcgcacacacagacagacagacacacacacacaggttattgcACACACTCTCGTGTTCAAGTGTAAGGCACTCACCTCCTTGCAGGTCAGCCAGTGCTTGTTGCTATTCTCTCTGCGTCCGTTGAGCACTAGGAAGGCCCCGAAGAAGGTGATGCTGTAGGCGTAGCAGAAGAGGATGGCGGCACTGGTGTAGAGGCAGAATGACTGCACCGAGCGGAAGGGGGTCATCAGGCCGATGTAGAAGGCCAGCACGTCCGTCagcgtggtgatggtgatggagacgGCCGCCTCCTTGTAGGTCTTGGCCAGCCGGTCCTCCACCTTGTCGTGCACGTTGGTCTGCTGCCAGCAGGAGATGAGGATGAACATGTCGTCCACTCCGATAcctgggcaggcagacagacagagagacagacagacagacagatcaaattaaaaacaaaaaacttcaAAAGAACAAAGTTTAGAACTGTTCGCTCTAAATAAATGGGCagaaagtcaaacaagtgtgcggtaaactttctAAATGTAAACTTTCTCTAAAcgttcttttgaagtattgagcactccaacacacactttttgaagtattgaatacccctgcgtttaccagcacctagaagctgtgcatggatctttaaACTTTTAAAACATAAAAAGCATATTAGGACTGCATCCATTACACAAAAATCGGAA is part of the Engraulis encrasicolus isolate BLACKSEA-1 chromosome 9, IST_EnEncr_1.0, whole genome shotgun sequence genome and encodes:
- the LOC134455122 gene encoding patched domain-containing protein 3-like; amino-acid sequence: MAGCNTDCVERPISIGFMKFGRFVGRHPWWFFLCPLFISACLGSGFYFLEDREANDIEEQFTPVNGPAKLERLFVQENFPQNDSVFSNQRLYTDGVYASFIAVSKSPNILTQDALNEILKLDKKLRELNVSMGDEVLTYDGLCARKFNKCMPNKILDVVHYYGDKIERTELTFPFLRFGFTSVFLGYSVGGVTLNSTVIKSAKAVRLFYFLKHGNRSRTDLWLNGFLKEFNTNLNLTFVKVTYSTSLSRQVEFEANTKDVIPLFSITYVIAIVFSILSCLRFDCVRNKVWVATFGVLSAGLAVLSSFGMMLHIGVPFVMTVANSPFLILGIGVDDMFILISCWQQTNVHDKVEDRLAKTYKEAAVSITITTLTDVLAFYIGLMTPFRSVQSFCLYTSAAILFCYAYSITFFGAFLVLNGRRENSNKHWLTCKEVAEAGPTTGESKAKKENKWFNLCCVGGAYDQHTGREEVQPMNHFFKNYYGPFLTKSGSKALVILLYATYLSVSLYGCFQIQEGIDLRNLAADDSYVVKYYNDEKEYFSEYGPNIMVVIHKEFAYWDEKNMSDLETCVEDFKSLSFIEKNIFTSWLKSYKYYGYHTKLNLTAEDVFKKNLGLFLRFYSDFKQDINITNNSIHASRFFIQTVNISTAIDEMNMLNKLRDTAKKCPVPLMVYHPAFIYHDQYAVIITNTIQNVGVTTAVMLVISLLLIPNPLCSLWVTFSIASVILGVTGFMALWDVNLDAISMIILVVCIGFSVDFSAHISYAFVSSKRGSGNDKAVEALYHLGYPIVQGAVSTILGVVVLSASKNYIFRTFFKIMFLVIFFGLFHGIMFIPVFLTFFDLCIRESPAKITKETEQESHAMGNSQAMCPQKSGGEDDDKDKQIYVNHTFLSDSNNQVCQSPTNPVVWSVTLNNQPPPTDQVCLASTVPMFKVDGETYDVHMHTPSNNALASETCPQKQASQEDHNCVTGNNLHEGITPASTNCSEVTSNESIN